A window of Hevea brasiliensis isolate MT/VB/25A 57/8 chromosome 14, ASM3005281v1, whole genome shotgun sequence contains these coding sequences:
- the LOC110653817 gene encoding uncharacterized protein LOC110653817, producing the protein MGLEGLRSLQNLHLLVPHSPPSCRKPVCPRSYSLSSFRSLNNPSLAYPLGRPSTLFGSCGNLRTPGLKRSCSADSNEFLNEEFTNQTEDFSMKFDVTDDKDDNDDNDTASLAVSEISKNSSCKDGEKSREKTDSSTSFLPSKFEFLEPNFLGIKPEPPEWPERDEIVKLSIVRKANSVEIPLSLRMIGRKQKWQEGFADAGDFAYCSVKKAFSSMVFIIRELQNYALSIRGRLYSEDLQAVVNKFQKEMNASFVWLFQQVFSRTPNLMVYVMLLLANFTVHSMIGNMTTSPSRRLYDKLLTTQGMSLEQISEDVLSTSLPEYEEMIEEEEMKLWNLLVEEAAIMREESRYPVLDQETMKHLVSSISVEIEPEDYVEFHRTDLLYQMGVAEDPNNPLLLSNYAQFLYVVRHDYDRAEECFKQAIMSGPPDAETFSQYADFLWLVRKDLWTAEEVYQQAVAAAPNSHYYASKYANFLWRTGGEDTCFPLGNYYDKVM; encoded by the exons ATGGGATTAGAGGGTCTTCGAAGCCTGCAAAATTTACATCTTCTAGTTCCTCATTCACCACCTTCTTGTAGGAAACCTGTTTGTCCAAGATCATACTCTCTATCCTCATTTCGTAGCCTAAACAATCCCTCGTTGGCCTATCCATTAGGTCGTCCATCTACCCTTTTTGGTTCTTGTGGTAATCTTAGAACTCCTGGTCTAAAACGATCTTGCAGTGCTGATTCTAACGAGTTTTTAAATGAAGAGTTTACGAATCAGACTGAAGATTTCTCAATGAAGTTTGATGTTACAGATGATAAAGATGACAACGATGATAATGATACTGCATCTTTAGCAGTTTCAGAGATTTCTAAAAATTCATCATGTAAGGATGGCGAGAAGAGCAGAGAAAAAACTGATTCTTCCACGTCGTTTTTGCCCTCAAAGTTTGAGTTTCTTGAGCCTAATTTTCTTGGAATCAAACCAGAACCTCCAGAGTGGCCAGAGAGAGATGAGATTGTAAAGTTGAGCATTGTTCGCAAAGCAAACAGTGTTGAAATCCCTTTGTCACTGAGAATGATAGGCAGGAAGCAAAAATGGCAAGAGGGTTTTGCAGATGCAGGAGATTTTGCATACTGTTCTGTGAAGAAAGCATTTTCTTCAATGGTGTTTATAATTCGAGAACTTCAAAATTATGCTTTGTCTATAAGGGGAAGACTTTACAGCGAAGATTTACAAGCAGTTGTGAATAAGTTTCAGAAGGAAATGAATGCTTCCTTTGTATGGCTCTTTCAACAAGTCTTCTCTCGAACTCCCAATCTCATGGTCTATGTGATGcttcttttagctaatttcacagTGCATTCGATGATTGGAAATATGACAACTTCACCATCTCGAAGATTATATGATAAGTTGCTAACTACACAGGGAATGAGTTTAGAACAAATTAGTGAAGACGTATTATCAACTTCATTGCCTGAATATGAAGAAATGATTGAGGAAGAAGAGATGAAGTTGTGGAACTTACTGGTGGAAGAAGCTGCAATAATGCGAGAAGAATCAAGATATCCTGTTCTTGATCAAGAGACAATGAAACATCTTGTTTCATCCATATCTGTGGAGATTGAACCAGAGGATTATGTGGAGTTTCATAGAACAGATCTTCTTTATCAGATGGGTGTAGCTGAAGATCCTAATAACCCTCTTCTGCTCTCTAATTATGCTCAGTTCCTATACGTCGTTCGCCATGACTATGACAG GGCCGAGGAGTGCTTCAAGCAAGCGATAATGTCAGGACCACCGGACGCAGAGACTTTCAGTCAATATGCAGATTTCTTGTGGCTAGTAAGGAAGGATTTGTGGACTGCAGAAGAAGTATACCAGCAAGCAGTGGCAGCAGCACCCAACAGCCATTATTATGCTTCAAAATATGCTAATTTCCTTTGGAGAACAGGAGG